The following proteins come from a genomic window of Venturia canescens isolate UGA chromosome 4, ASM1945775v1, whole genome shotgun sequence:
- the LOC122409701 gene encoding facilitated trehalose transporter Tret1-like, producing MGPLVAQGFAAFLGTLAMLNVGLLMGWPASSLPKLLHQSSRENDENEIKITVEEASWVVSIMIFAAIVGPLLCNFLVDRIGRKWSLGAVVLAMLTSWIITGLAQTVELIDVGRFIGGLGVGAAFPLTAMYLGEIAEARIRGVLGSTLTIAFISGQVLSFSVGPWISRAMLSLFSALPLVIFLIAFPWLPESPYFCLMKGAREKAAASLMWLRRRSDVEKELSSLEMTVAQEQKNQNQSRVASIFKVRGNRRAFLIGMGLMTFQLLTGTHAITAYAGVIFEDSGLTGWTSWSLLILGVFELVAGICALFVIDLVGRRPLLIASTFLSALFMLIEGVFFHLKDLEYDTSSFSWVPLVGLVGFNFAILPGLGGVTWVLIGEIFPTNVKAFASMFLGMYGSVLGFAVTKLYEPVGSELGIYSVYYFFASVTFVGIFFIYFWVPETKKLTFDDIQKLLDSGSRYNLSEKSIEDTGGK from the exons ATGGGTCCGTTGGTCGCTCAAGGCTTCGCTGCCTTTCTCG GGACTCTGGCGATGCTGAATGTGGGTCTCCTCATGGGCTGGCCCGCGTCCTCTCTTCCAAAATTGTTACACCAAAGTAGTAGAGAAAACGatgagaatgaaataaaaataacagtgGAAGAAGCCTCCTGGGTTGTGAGCATCATGATTTTCGCTGCCATTGTTGGACCGCtactttgtaattttttggtCGATCGAATTGGAAGGAAATGGTCGCTCGGTGCGGTCGTACTCGCTATGCTAACCTCCTGGATTATCACCGGGTTGGCACAGACCGTTGAGCTAATTGACGTCGGTAGATTCATCGGCGGACTCGGTGTCGGTGCAGCTTTCCCCTTAACAGCAATGTACCTCGGGGAAATCGCTGAAGCTAGAATACGCGGCGTTCTTGGCTCAACACTGACCATTGCTTTCATCAGTGGACAAGTCTTGTCCTTCAGCGTTGGCCCGTGGATCTCACGAGCGATGCTTTCGCTATTCTCAGCTCTTCCACTCGTCATATTCCTCATCGCGTTCCCGTGGTTGCCAGAATCCCCGTACTTCTGCTTGATGAAAG GAGCACGAGAAAAGGCGGCAGCGTCTCTGATGTGGCTGCGGCGGCGATCGGATGTCGAGAAAGAATTATCCTCTTTGGAGATGACTGTGGCCCAAGAGCAAAAAAATCAGAACCAATCACGCGTTGCCTCGATCTTCAAGGTGCGAGGAAATCGAAGGGCTTTCCTCATCGGAATGGGACTGATGACGTTCCAACTGCTGACTGGCACCCACGCGATTACAGCGTACGCCGGCGTTATTTTTGAGGATTCTGGTTTGACCGGTTGGACCAGTTGGTCCTTGCTGATATTGGGAGTCTTCGAACTTGTTGCCGGGATCTGCGCACTTTTTGTTATCGACTTGGTCGGACGTCGTCCTCTTCTCATCGCGTCTACCTTCTTATCGGCTCTTTTTATGTTGATCGAGGGCGTATTTTTCCACTTGAAAGATCTGGAGTACGACACGAGCTCTTTCTCGTGGGTGCCGCTCGTCGGTCTCGTTGGATTCAATTTCGCCATTTTGCCAGGACTCGGCGGCGTCACGTGGGTCCTCATCGGCGAAATATTCCCCACAAACGTGAAGGCCTTTGCGTCCATGTTCCTCGGCATGTACGGCTCGGTGTTGGGATTCGCTGTCACCAAGCTTTACGAACCTGTCGGATCAGAACTCGGCATTTACTCGGTTTATTACTTCTTCGCTTCGGTAACTTTCGTCggtattttcttcatttatttctgGGTGCCCGAGACTAAGAAACTCACTTTCGATGACATCCAAAAACTTTTGGACTCTGGCTCACGTTACAATTTATCAGAAAAATCTATCGAAGACACCGGTGGAAAATAG
- the LOC122409666 gene encoding facilitated trehalose transporter Tret1-like — MGAFAAQGFAALVATLATFSVGLMLSWITPSLPKFFHEASSVNYEDEIKVTPEEGSWIASMLFLATVFGPPLSMITVDRIGRKWSLGGIVVILLISWIITGWARTVELIDVGRFIGGLAVGAVFPLTAIYLGEIAEDRSRGIVSSALSVSMNAGQVLAVGAGPWVSRAMLSTISIIPLTVFIIAFPWIPETPYYWLIRGAREKAATSLIFLRQRSDVEKELAALESAVYQDQKNQHGFGATTLFRVRSSRRAFLIGIGLMTFQQLSGSQAIISYAGIILTTSGIPGWTNWSMFILGMFQLVAASGSLFLIDSLGRRPLLISSSLLTSIFIFLEAVFFHLQYLGCDMSLFRWVPLVGLVGFTVAIVPGLCGVPWLMINEIFSADTKAFASMLLGMYGSLLGFLLTKLYEPASSELG; from the exons ATGGGAGCGTTCGCTGCTCAAGGGTTTGCTGCCCTTGTCG CGACACTGGCGACATTCAGCGTTGGCCTCATGTTGTCCTGGATAACGCCGTCTCtaccaaaattttttcacgaagcaAGCAGCGTAAATTATGAAGATGAGATAAAAGTAACACCGGAAGAAGGTTCTTGGATAGCGAGCATGCTGTTTTTGGCTACCGTATTTGGACCGCCGCTGAGCATGATCACGGTCGATCGGATCGGAAGGAAATGGTCGCTCGGTGGAATCGTCGTAATTTTGTTAATATCTTGGATCATTACCGGATGGGCGAGAACCGTTGAGTTGATTGACGTCGGTAGATTCATCGGTGGACTTGCTGTGGGTGCAGTTTTCCCTTTAACAGCGATTTATCTTGGGGAAATCGCTGAAGATAGATCACGCGGTATCGTGAGCTCGGCGCTTTCGGTCTCCATGAATGCAGGGCAGGTCTTGGCTGTGGGTGCTGGACCGTGGGTTTCGAGAGCAATGCTTTCGACCATCTCGATCATTCCACTGACTGTATTCATCATCGCATTCCCATGGATCCCAGAAACTCCTTACTATTGGCTAATCAGAG GAGCGCGAGAAAAAGCAGCGACCTCCCTCATATTCCTGCGGCAAAGGTCGGATGTGGAGAAAGAATTGGCTGCCTTGGAGTCGGCTGTGTACCAGGATCAAAAGAATCAGCATGGATTCGGTGCAACGACACTGTTCCGAGTTCGGAGCAGCCGAAGGGCTTTTCTAATTGGAATAGGACTGATGACGTTCCAACAGCTTTCCGGTTCTCAAGCGATAATATCGTATGCCGGTATTATTTTGACGACTTCGGGCATCCCCGGTTGGACCAACTGGTCCATGTTTATACTGGGGATGTTCCAACTCGTTGCCGCATCAGGTTCGCTTTTCCTCATCGACTCGCTCGGGCGTCGTCCACTTTTAATATCGTCCTCTCTGCTCACTAGTATTTTTATATTCCTTGAGgctgtttttttccatctgcaATACCTCGGCTGCGACATGAGCTTGTTCCGGTGGGTACCACTCGTCGGACTCGTAGGATTTACCGTTGCCATCGTGCCGGGACTTTGCGGTGTGCCGTGGCTCATgatcaacgaaatattttccgcGGACACGAAGGCTTTCGCGTCCATGTTACTCGGCATGTACGGTTCGTTACTAGGATTCCTCCTGACCAAGCTCTACGAACCTGCTTCATCGGAACTCGGC
- the AP-1mu gene encoding AP-1 complex subunit mu-1, whose translation MSTSAIFILDVKGKVLISRNYRGDIEAGVIEKFMPLVMEREEEGNLTPLIQTQECTYAYIKYNNLYIVSTTKKNANISLVFVFLHKVVQVMQEYFKELEEESIRDNFVVIYELLDELLDFGYPQTTDSKILQEYITQEGHKLEIQPRIPMAVTNAVSWRSEGIKYRKNEVFLDVIESVNLLANANGNVLSSEIVGAIKMRVYLSGMPELRLGLNDKVLFESTGRGKSKSVELEDVKFHQCVRLSRFENDRTISFIPPDGEFELMSYRLNTHVKPLIWIESVIERHAHSRVEYMIKARSQFKRRSTANNVEIVIPVPNDADSPKFKTTIGSVKYSPEQSAITWSIKSFPGGKEYLMRAHFGLPSVVGEDVEGKPPIQVKFEIPYFTTSGIQVRYLKIIEKSGYQALPWVRYITQNGDYQLRTN comes from the coding sequence ATGTCGACCTCCGCCATATTTATATTGGACGTGAAAGGGAAGGTGTTGATTTCTCGAAACTATCGAGGAGACATAGAGGCAGGagtgatagaaaaattcatGCCTCTTGTGATGGAGCGAGAGGAAGAGGGGAACTTGACGCCTCTGATACAGACGCAGGAGTGTACATATGCCTACATAAAATACAACAATTTATACATCGTAtcgacgacgaagaaaaatgcGAATATATCATTGGTGTTTGTGTTTCTGCACAAAGTGGTGCAAGTGATGCAGGAATATTTCAAGGAGTTGGAGGAGGAGAGTATAAGGGACAATTTCGTGGTGATTTACGAACTGTTGGACGAGCTTTTGGATTTCGGTTATCCACAGACGACGGACAGTAAAATATTGCAAGAGTACATAACGCAGGAGGGACACAAGTTGGAGATTCAGCCGAGGATCCCAATGGCAGTGACGAACGCTGTATCGTGGCGTTCGGAGGGAATAAAATACCGGAAAAACGAAGTGTTTTTGGACGTAATAGAGTCGGTGAATTTACTGGCGAACGCGAATGGCAACGTATTGAGTTCGGAGATAGTAGGTGCGATTAAAATGAGAGTTTATCTTTCGGGAATGCCGGAATTGAGGCTCGGACTCAACGACAAGGTGCTGTTCGAATCAACCGGACGTGGTAAATCAAAGTCGGTAGAGCTCGAAGAtgttaaatttcatcaatgtGTAAGGCTCTCCCGTTTTGAGAACGATCGTACAATATCGTTTATACCACCGGACGGTGAATTCGAGCTAATGTCCTATCGCCTAAATACACACGTAAAACCATTGATCTGGATCGAATCGGTGATCGAGCGGCATGCTCACAGTCGAGTTGAATATATGATCAAAGCGAGATCTCAATTCAAACGACGTTCGACAGCCAATAACGTTGAGATCGTAATCCCTGTGCCAAACGACGCCGATTCACCTAAATTCAAAACTACCATCGGTAGCGTCAAATATTCACCGGAACAAAGCGCCATCACATGGTCCATTAAATCCTTCCCAGGTGGCAAAGAGTATCTCATGAGAGCACACTTTGGTTTACCTTCCGTCGTTGGCGAAGACGTCGAAGGCAAACCCCCCATCCAAGTCAAATTCGAAATACCTTATTTCACGACTTCGGGTATACAAGTTCGATACTTGAAGATCATCGAAAAGTCAGGATATCAGGCCCTTCCCTGGGTACGTTACATCACGCAAAACGGCGACTATCAACTGAGAACTAATTAA